The DNA window GAGAGATATGTTATTAACATTTACAAGAAGTTTGCAGCTTATCAGAGCTGCTGCTGGCCATTTTTTGATTACAGAAACGTCTACTCCACCCACCTGTCTAGACTTTGATGAATGCAAATGACAAGGTCTCAATAAATAGtacatttcatatgtatatgcatgtcaGATATTAAAACGCAGATCaaaacatacacagacacaaatagACACACATTTTAAGTGACATAGACAGACTGTTAAGGTGCATGACAGAGACGGATATTGATAAGTTATAAGAATGAAATgtcactgatatctagatgagAACAATGCTTGATTAACAATATGCAGACAAACATATTGAAAGTAAAATTACTTGAGTTGGCAAGTTGTGTGACCTCATCTAAACTGGCATTGGTGACTGAGGTCAACATGTCATTTAGTTCTTTCTCAAAATCATCTAGGGAGTCGTCCAAACCTACAGACATAATAACCATGCATAACTACTAGTACTGTAACATAATGATGCGCAACTACCagtactgtaatgtaataaCTATGCATAACTACTAGTACTGTAACATAATATTATAACTACCAGTACTGTAACATAATAACTATGCATAACTACCAGTACTGTAACATAATAACTATGCATAACTACTAGTACTGTAACATAATAACTATGCACAACTACCAGTACTGTAACATAATAACTATGCATAACTACCAGTACTGTAACATAATGATGCGCAACTACCagtactgtaatgtaataaCTATGCATAACTACTAGTACTGTAACATAATATTATAACTACCAGTACTGTAACATAATAACTATGCATAACTACCAGTACTGTAACATAATAACTATGCATAACTACTagtactgtaatgtaataaCTATGCATAACTACTACCGGTAGTACTGTAACATAATAACTATGCATAACTGCCAGTACTGTAACATAATAACTATGCATAACTACAACTACTAGTACTGTAACATAATAACTATGCATAACTACCAGTACTGTAACATAATAACTATGCATAACTACTACCGGTAGTACTGTAACATAATAACTATGCATAACTGCCAGTACTGTAACATAATAACTATGCACAACTACCAGTACTGTAATATAATAACCATGCATAACTACTAGTACTGTAATATAATAACTATGCAGAACTACCAGTACTGTAACATAATAACTATGCATAACCACCAGTACTGTAACATAATAACTATGCATAACTACCagtactgtaatgtaataaCTATGCATAACTACCATGTAACATAATAACTATGTATAACTACCAGTAAtgaacataattatacataactGCTTCTACTATTACCTAACTATGCATGACTGCTAAGTGTTTGTACTGTAGTATAATGACTAtgcataattataattataagtaACATACCACAATGACCATGCAAACTACTAATTCTGACAAACACCATGTTGTACAGTGGGAATGCACAGTCGTTCTATTTTAATCTGTTGTTGCTGGGTGAATATTTACAGGGATGCTGTCATTGCTATGGTGAGGAGTGATCATTAGAACACTTGTTTTTTCAGAAGTGGTGAATATGTTACCTtacttttacacacacacacacacactctctctctctctctctctctctctctctctctctctctctctctctctctctctctctctctctctctctctctctctctctctctctctctctctctctctctctctctctctctctctctctctctctctctctctctctctctctctctctctctctctctctctctctctctctctctctctctctctctctctctctctctctctctctctctctctctctctctctcctctctctctctctctctctctcttctctctctctctctctctctctctctctctctctctctctctctctctctctctctctctctctctctctctctctctctctctctcatattcaATAGCCAAGCATAGCTACAAGTTCAGACATATTTCAAACTATTGTTGTGGCTAATACTATCAACTCATTCTCAGAATCGAAATCGAATTCTAAACTTTCATCGTAACCATAGCAGTACTgcgaaaataaatatttatgaacTTCAGGATTATCTATAAAGTGGGTTATGCCATACAATACTGTAAACTGGAATTATTATTGTCATCAGTATTACTTTGCACAGTAAAAGAATAACAAATCACAGCTTGTAAATTTGTGCCATATGGCCAAAAATGAATGATAAAGTGTCACTGTATGGTAAGAAAACATGCAAATAGACTTTTATACCTTGGTATTCAAGGTTTTCAATTCATGCaagaaaataaaacacttttgtGACTACCAGTTTTACAGTATATATGACTAAACCATTAATCTACCCTTGAGGTCAGTATGGGCTggataaatatcaaaaaattcTACTACAGTGTGCATTATAGTATTCCATCTACCACATTTCAAAACACTGATTCTAGTTATGGTCTCAATCAACTTTTGGTAACTCAACAATTATTGTATAATCATAATCAGGAACAATTTCTTGCACCAAGAAATTTtatgtacaattacaaaatcaaacatttcatgtaAGCTGATAGaaaaggttgtttttttttgaggTTTTACAAAGTTTTCCTGATATCTATATTGAGAATGAGACTGAACATAGAAAAACTCAGGGGACAGATATTTCTTGAGAAGAGAAGAATCTTTTTATCACAgaatacaaaagaaaatgaGAAATATTGTCTTTCAACACTAACAGTATGTATGATTTTACCTGAGTTGTCTTCTGTTGACTTCGGATTCTGAGATTTAGTGGCAGCAGGagtagatgatgatgatgatgatgatgatgatgatgatgatgatgatgacgcaGGATTGGATGTCACTTCTTGTAGCATTCCATTGGGCACTTGGGAACTACTACTGCTGTCTCCACTGTTTGGTACCACAGTGTTCAAACTAACAGTATTATCCCCACTTGCAAGGTTATCATGTGATGTTTGGACAGTTGCACCTAAATCGTTGGATTGGACAGTTTCTGGTACTGACATTGTTTTATCAGCTGGTACATGCACACTAACACCATGCTTCAAGCGATTGTCTGAAATCATTGCATATTGTGTAGTGCTTTCTTGTGAACTTGGTGTATTTGATGACACAatgtttgcagtattttcaGTTAGATTTGAATTTGGCTGCTCGACTGCAACTACGTTTTGGTTTTCAGGGACGACAGCACTAGAAACCACTACTCTTTCCTTTGTAGTGAGTTCTCCTTTGGACAGACCAGCTGCCCCTACAGTTACACCATCAACATTGGAAGACATACTTTGTGAATTTGAAGGACTTGTTTCAGTTTTGTGTTTTACTAAGGCACTAGCCTGATTCCCATTACTGTTACTACTTCCTACATTACTGTTTCCAtgttttacatttacaatattgtcCCCTTCTTTATTCCCATAGCCCTCACCCACATTTGGTATTTTCTCCTGTGCTTCCCCCTTTCCACTACTTGATTCCGTGGTACCATTTTGTTGCACAGATTGGTTTCCATCCTCTCCTTTATTGATATCTTCATGTGATCTGTGTAAAGTCTTTCTCTCCAAAGCTCTTTGTGCCTCTATCACTTgtcttttgatattttcatcCTTAGCAATTTCTCGGTTTCTTTTCAGGTAATTATCCATTTCTTCTAGAAGGCTCTTATGGATTTCTTCATGTTCCTTTGGCTGAAAACAGACAAGATGTTCTTTATGCTAGTTTTCTGATACAGTATTTCTCTTGTGTCTCAGCATATATGAATTTGAACTTGAGAGACTGCATAGTATAGTGGATGGCACAATTGTACATTGATTTgcttgtagtacatgtacttttgacTGTAAAATATGACATGTTGCATGTTACAGTTTGGTTAGTACTGTGAAACACTTCCACAATGGGATTCAGGCAACAATTATCATTTTGCCAATGTTCCATTCATCAACCTCCAGTTACAATATTATCTCCATCATGCCATAATATCATTTTAGTTGGACTAAAATCTCTGATTCTTGATGGTCAAAACTTCGCAAAGGACTTCTTGACAAATTAACAGGTTTCTCTGAGTCACTGTTAAATGTGTCTCTCTACTTTCAGTGTACCAGATACTTGTATGCAAGACAAGATATGTCAACTTGTTAAAATGTATGGCCATGAAAACTGTTTAAAACTGACTAACAGAGATTGTTTCAAGGCAAATAAAGAACAATATAACAGTCTGGGAGCCATAGTGTTAATCACACCTTGGCTGAAATTACAACCTACTAAGGTGGGACTTTTATAGTCAGGATTTACTGTACTTGATTCtaggtcattatttcattaatttaaacTATTTAACAATCCTTACAGCAGAATTAAAGCATTTATCTCATTCTCTGTTTTGGAATGCAACAACTTTTTCAACACAGGAATATTGCAACAgatagaatgtaaaaaattcAAGTTTTTCAACCATAACTAAATTCTGACATGTgagcaatagcattttacctcaaactagagggtcaaatagaccaagaaggttgacttattctcacatgcacctatagtaatgcatgtgtagcagAAGCCATGGTGTCAACCAGGAAATTGAAAGATTGCTAATTTTACGATGTACCTAGGTGGTGAATTTCGTTTTCAGGTAATAAGAATTCATAGGGTGAAAGAAATTTAGTGGGCCAAGTTTACAAGATAAAAGTGCTTTCCTTACCAGGTCTTTCTTGATGTCCTTGTCAATATCCATTCTGAGTACAGTTCTGTTGACTTTTAGTGACAATGTCAATGCCATGAGACCACCAGTTCTGATATCATTCTCCCTGACATCAAGTCTGATCAGTTTACTGTTATCTGCCAGGTACTCAGCAACTGCTATAGCACCTGTTTTAAGACGAATTAACACATCAGTACATTTCCAATATCCTTCAACATGTTCATCAGGTCAGTAAAACATAGCTATAAATACCGGTAGTTACATGACCAAGATTTCTAACCACTAGTAACGTTCATCTGCTCACAATTACAGGATTTATCAACCTGTCCATTTGCTGACTTTACTTCTAGATGGCATAGTGACGGTAAACAATATGGATTATCAATATGTTGTGGTTGATCTTCTAATAAACCAGTTTCAAGGACACAAATAAAACTTTCCAAATTTTTAAGGACTTTCCAGGAGGGTATAAACAGAATATGTGTCTGCAGCATGTGTACAATCCCTGTGTTTTGGTTGAGGCGGAAGGTAATctttttattataattaatataaacTGTATGATTGTTGCTGATTATTTTATTCTGAGTGCTGTACATTCAAGGGTCTTTCTGAAAACACCCCTCAGACCCTTGAGAAGATTTGTTATGCTTTGTAGTTTACTTTACCTTCACAGGTAATCTTGGTAGCTACAAGTCCAAGCCTTAGAATGGAACTATTCTTTAAAAGGCCATCTTTCAGTAGAAGTACACCTTCATTGGTAATGGCATTGTGACCAAGATTCACAGTATCTAAATTATTGCAATCGGACTGTGAAAagaacagacaaacaaacacacaaaatacaagATTGGTATTGGTTCACTGTTATTTGTTAAGGTTCAATGGTAAAATCAACCAAGTTCCCAAACTAATTTAAATAAATGATGGGTTTTGGTAAAGTCAGTATCTGAAATCATCATGGATctctagtcattttaccagggttactCATCA is part of the Glandiceps talaboti chromosome 2, keGlaTala1.1, whole genome shotgun sequence genome and encodes:
- the LOC144449380 gene encoding uncharacterized protein LOC144449380 — translated: MESYNVDSATEVTEDTPKNAPEPAVIKLPGKRVNFPDDSKLVSGAITPQDPWHKAHETTTEELVEAYKDACSKWNVKPIPRLLQQLYATHDFTTRSDLLNLKGERLDVRQCEALEDVFKRVRFKTIDLENASLEDESATSLFDMFVYYESTEKLNLTNNRNIGPRGWQAAARYIKKTESLECLDLKNCTVTDLSMPVLARSLRVGSTITALHLENCNLSGRPLFVLLASLKMNLTVTDLFLADNKLVPSDAIQVATMLKFNWKLKLLDLRNNQIQNVGLAHICDGLVEQREDGLSTIVLWNNGITHVGMNELSRALSDCNNLDTVNLGHNAITNEGVLLLKDGLLKNSSILRLGLVATKITCEGAIAVAEYLADNSKLIRLDVRENDIRTGGLMALTLSLKVNRTVLRMDIDKDIKKDLEHEEIHKSLLEEMDNYLKRNREIAKDENIKRQVIEAQRALERKTLHRSHEDINKGEDGNQSVQQNGTTESSSGKGEAQEKIPNVGEGYGNKEGDNIVNVKHGNSNVGSSNSNGNQASALVKHKTETSPSNSQSMSSNVDGVTVGAAGLSKGELTTKERVVVSSAVVPENQNVVAVEQPNSNLTENTANIVSSNTPSSQESTTQYAMISDNRLKHGVSVHVPADKTMSVPETVQSNDLGATVQTSHDNLASGDNTVSLNTVVPNSGDSSSSSQVPNGMLQEVTSNPASSSSSSSSSSSSSSSTPAATKSQNPKSTEDNSGLDDSLDDFEKELNDMLTSVTNASLDEVTQLANSTTLEDEDIFDN